A part of Chloroflexota bacterium genomic DNA contains:
- a CDS encoding DUF4935 domain-containing protein yields MKKEFSEFYQPTEKEFEEMWDSCDFIFDTNILLNLYRYSLETRNTFITIMEQINDRIWIPYQVGFEYHKNRIVEIEKLKHTYDKVKESLTGFQHKIKDELFTSCNNGRHPYINYEDYLSKIETIINEISIDLDAKKEKHPDLLNKDPIRDKLTKLFNGRVCDQLDPEEKKEIITQGEDRYKKLIPPGYKDDGFGDLIIWFEMINHAKKSEKPIIFVTDDGKEDWWYQIHGKTIGPRPELIKEILEKANIKFYMYSADKFLNFAKEYLDSKVEPKEIEEARDIRLQEENLQIQRKNQEFYRTLLSAKDVYEMMERANQAAVPKSMIEMMERVNQAAVPQSIIDMMERANRTAIPQSMIDILENAKNYTIPQSVIDRMDSAKREFDNYVLSRQINPIRNITDNNVSNREDN; encoded by the coding sequence ATGAAAAAAGAATTCTCAGAATTTTATCAACCAACTGAAAAAGAGTTTGAAGAAATGTGGGATTCATGTGATTTCATATTTGATACAAATATTCTCTTAAATTTATACCGTTACTCTTTAGAGACAAGAAATACATTTATAACTATTATGGAACAAATTAATGATCGAATTTGGATTCCATATCAAGTAGGTTTCGAATATCACAAAAATCGGATAGTTGAAATAGAAAAACTAAAACACACTTATGATAAAGTCAAAGAATCATTGACTGGTTTTCAACATAAGATCAAAGATGAATTATTTACATCATGCAATAATGGAAGACATCCATATATCAATTATGAGGATTACCTTTCCAAAATCGAAACAATAATTAATGAGATTTCTATTGACCTAGATGCAAAGAAAGAAAAACATCCAGATTTATTAAATAAGGATCCAATTAGAGATAAGTTAACTAAACTTTTTAATGGAAGAGTTTGTGATCAACTAGATCCTGAAGAGAAAAAAGAAATAATTACGCAAGGAGAAGATCGTTATAAGAAACTAATTCCCCCAGGATACAAGGATGATGGATTCGGCGATTTAATTATTTGGTTTGAAATGATTAATCATGCAAAAAAAAGCGAGAAGCCAATAATCTTTGTTACTGATGATGGAAAAGAAGACTGGTGGTATCAAATCCATGGGAAGACTATAGGTCCAAGACCAGAATTAATAAAAGAAATTCTTGAGAAGGCTAATATCAAGTTTTATATGTATTCTGCTGACAAATTCCTGAATTTTGCAAAAGAATATCTTGACAGTAAAGTAGAACCAAAAGAAATTGAAGAAGCTAGAGACATTCGTCTGCAAGAAGAAAATTTACAGATACAACGAAAGAACCAAGAGTTTTATCGTACTTTATTGTCGGCAAAAGATGTTTATGAAATGATGGAAAGGGCTAATCAAGCAGCTGTACCCAAATCCATGATCGAAATGATGGAAAGGGTTAATCAAGCAGCAGTACCCCAATCCATAATCGACATGATGGAAAGGGCTAACAGAACAGCAATACCCCAATCCATGATTGATATTTTGGAAAACGCTAAAAATTATACAATTCCCCAATCCGTCATCGATAGAATGGACTCCGCTAAAAGAGAATTTGATAATTATGTTCTTTCGAGACAAATAAATCCAATTAGAAACATAACTGATAATAATGTGAGTAACAGGGAAGATAATTAG
- a CDS encoding S8 family serine peptidase: protein MKKILGIVLTTVLLASVVITPVTAAINPIDAAGPIVPEVDEPVRPEPELLPQEILDEFADGMTIEEFLIRNQGPIPNALIDYADMPVTVVVQLDKPSLIEYVNEHGMDRASGTDAQVDYVTELKSDQSAILSEISAGRSGDVQQIGDSFTKVLNGFMLMVPAKIVNEIRAIPGVKSVSQAPEYKINLAASTEVIGATDVWAFSGYTGAGVTIAVIDTGIDYNHAMFGGSGDPADYAANDPDIIEEGTFPTAKVIGGYDFAGTAYTGRNVPVPDDDPLDEAGHGTHVASIAAGYDAGFGSGVAPDASLYALKIFGAVGSTRLTLHAIEWAMDPLGLGHLGEPVDVINMSLGADWGPADENDPEFIAVENATSIGVVVVASAGNAGDSSYVVGSPSVVDSAISVAASTTGYETLPYIEYGLGEQIPYHTSDAAFVSNIVAEMVDISVSIDLTGFLCTIPEGQESALTGQIALISRGDCSFEDKINNADSMGAVAAVIYNNTTGVFNMAVGGATLPAGSILQADGLTLKGLAPLTVSIGPDSRVDVFESLDPVDSIGDFSSRGPRGFDSKLKPEITAPGASIFAAAMGSGNEGTTKGGTSMAAPMVAGVAALVLEANPGFDPIHVKAAMMNNAVDLVGDASGDVPRIGAGRVDAFYSVITPAVAYADPELVSLSWGVIEMMSDYSDTKAITLKSYYDFDITFDVDVYFTSDFYDGATLTPDVLSVELPAFGVTSVDVTLDLIADQVYREFGWLEEYFGYVVFSAFGGELTLKVPFYFVPRPYSGLIELFTYNEFEVYSDWGEVDFEQYGPIASSLWAYPVTLTSDNDPTVLDGGDLRYVGMDYGWFSGSYGNVFVPAFAMWGDVHTNQPYFNEVDMYVYTPYGNVVNFNYNFGAMTGGDGTNEWMVAKVDFSDGMMYLGSPYLIYGDFNSGFQEWYLPAAWQYVVDVFDYEVVSYDWNGNYDYAGYASFDLSRLPVSWGFTDPYPAGTVEALFYWVNNWQGLLYADIQGMMVVDYNGQPGAGQSYYWPFEVHGDTMVPVLLH, encoded by the coding sequence ATGAAAAAGATACTTGGAATTGTTTTAACAACTGTGTTATTAGCTTCTGTAGTAATAACGCCAGTGACAGCGGCAATTAATCCAATTGACGCTGCAGGTCCGATCGTACCGGAAGTCGATGAGCCGGTACGCCCTGAGCCCGAATTGCTTCCCCAGGAAATATTAGATGAGTTTGCTGATGGCATGACCATTGAAGAGTTCCTGATTCGCAATCAAGGGCCAATCCCAAATGCACTGATTGATTATGCGGATATGCCTGTTACGGTTGTGGTGCAATTAGATAAACCTTCTCTGATTGAATATGTAAATGAACATGGCATGGACCGGGCGAGTGGCACAGACGCTCAGGTGGATTATGTCACTGAACTAAAGAGCGATCAGTCCGCCATTCTGAGTGAGATCTCTGCCGGTCGGTCTGGTGATGTGCAGCAAATTGGTGACAGCTTCACTAAAGTCCTGAATGGCTTTATGCTGATGGTACCTGCTAAGATCGTCAATGAAATCCGAGCGATTCCTGGCGTAAAATCCGTTAGTCAGGCACCTGAATATAAAATTAATCTGGCTGCCAGCACTGAAGTAATCGGAGCTACTGATGTGTGGGCCTTTTCAGGTTACACTGGTGCAGGCGTTACCATTGCAGTGATCGATACTGGTATCGACTATAACCACGCCATGTTTGGTGGCTCTGGCGATCCAGCGGATTATGCTGCAAACGATCCCGATATTATTGAAGAAGGAACCTTCCCAACCGCTAAAGTGATTGGCGGGTATGATTTTGCGGGTACAGCCTATACTGGTAGGAATGTTCCTGTTCCGGATGATGATCCTTTGGATGAAGCTGGGCATGGTACTCATGTCGCTTCTATTGCTGCTGGATATGATGCTGGTTTCGGCAGCGGTGTTGCACCGGATGCCAGCCTGTATGCATTGAAGATCTTCGGTGCTGTGGGCTCAACCAGACTGACCTTGCACGCTATCGAGTGGGCAATGGATCCCTTGGGTCTGGGCCATCTTGGCGAACCGGTTGATGTGATTAATATGTCTCTGGGCGCCGACTGGGGCCCAGCCGATGAGAACGATCCCGAATTCATCGCAGTTGAAAATGCCACTTCCATTGGTGTGGTTGTGGTGGCTTCCGCTGGTAACGCCGGCGATAGTTCTTATGTCGTTGGGTCACCCTCCGTTGTCGATTCGGCGATTTCAGTTGCCGCCTCTACAACGGGTTATGAGACTCTTCCCTATATTGAATATGGTTTGGGTGAGCAGATTCCTTATCATACATCGGACGCTGCTTTCGTTTCAAATATTGTGGCGGAGATGGTTGATATTTCTGTTTCAATTGATCTCACTGGTTTCTTGTGCACAATTCCGGAAGGTCAGGAAAGTGCGTTGACTGGCCAGATCGCACTGATCAGCCGTGGTGATTGTTCCTTCGAAGATAAGATCAATAATGCTGACAGTATGGGCGCCGTTGCAGCAGTGATTTACAATAACACCACTGGCGTTTTCAATATGGCTGTCGGTGGAGCAACACTGCCTGCTGGTTCCATTCTACAGGCGGATGGGCTAACATTGAAGGGATTAGCGCCATTAACCGTCTCGATCGGGCCTGATAGCCGAGTGGATGTCTTTGAATCGCTTGATCCGGTGGATTCTATTGGTGACTTCTCATCACGCGGTCCCCGTGGGTTTGATTCCAAACTGAAACCTGAAATTACTGCTCCCGGCGCTTCCATTTTTGCAGCTGCAATGGGATCCGGTAATGAGGGGACGACAAAGGGCGGGACTTCCATGGCGGCGCCTATGGTTGCCGGTGTGGCTGCTTTGGTTCTTGAGGCGAATCCTGGTTTTGATCCCATTCATGTGAAAGCGGCGATGATGAATAACGCCGTTGATCTGGTTGGCGATGCCAGCGGTGATGTGCCAAGAATTGGTGCTGGGCGGGTCGATGCCTTTTATTCTGTCATAACGCCTGCTGTTGCTTATGCTGATCCTGAGTTGGTCAGCCTGAGCTGGGGTGTGATCGAAATGATGTCTGATTATTCAGACACAAAGGCGATCACCCTGAAGAGCTACTATGACTTTGATATTACCTTTGATGTCGATGTTTATTTCACCTCAGATTTTTACGACGGGGCAACTCTGACCCCCGATGTTCTCTCTGTGGAACTTCCTGCTTTTGGCGTGACGAGCGTTGATGTCACCCTGGATTTGATCGCAGATCAAGTTTATCGGGAGTTTGGTTGGTTGGAGGAATATTTCGGTTATGTGGTCTTCTCAGCCTTTGGTGGTGAACTCACTCTCAAAGTGCCCTTCTACTTCGTGCCGCGGCCCTATAGTGGGCTGATTGAGCTCTTTACATACAATGAATTTGAAGTTTACAGTGATTGGGGCGAGGTGGATTTTGAACAATATGGACCGATTGCCTCCAGCCTCTGGGCTTATCCTGTCACCTTGACGTCGGATAATGATCCAACTGTGTTGGACGGCGGTGACCTTCGCTATGTCGGCATGGACTATGGCTGGTTTAGTGGAAGTTATGGTAATGTATTTGTGCCCGCCTTTGCCATGTGGGGAGATGTTCATACGAACCAACCCTACTTCAACGAAGTTGATATGTATGTCTACACACCGTATGGCAATGTGGTGAACTTCAACTATAACTTTGGCGCGATGACCGGCGGCGATGGGACCAATGAGTGGATGGTCGCTAAGGTGGACTTCTCCGATGGCATGATGTACCTTGGCAGCCCATACCTCATCTATGGTGACTTCAACTCCGGTTTCCAGGAATGGTATTTGCCGGCCGCCTGGCAGTATGTGGTGGATGTGTTTGATTATGAAGTCGTCAGCTATGACTGGAACGGCAACTATGACTACGCCGGCTATGCAAGCTTTGACCTTTCACGGCTTCCGGTCAGTTGGGGCTTTACCGATCCTTACCCAGCAGGTACGGTTGAAGCCCTGTTCTATTGGGTGAACAACTGGCAAGGCCTCCTCTATGCGGATATCCAGGGTATGATGGTTGTTGACTACAACGGTCAGCCTGGCGCAGGACAGTCCTATTACTGGCCATTTGAGGTCCACGGCGACACTATGGTACCCGTCCTCCTCCACTAA
- a CDS encoding DUF3795 domain-containing protein: protein MEKLIAFCGLDCAGCEAYIATQANDEAAKAALLEKWRTEYDSPDMPESAVTCDGCTSEGRLGGYCAFCEVRACATARGVRNCAHCSEYETCETLQGFIVNIPSAQANLAEIRAAM, encoded by the coding sequence ATGGAGAAGTTGATCGCATTTTGCGGCTTGGATTGTGCAGGATGCGAAGCCTACATCGCGACCCAGGCCAATGATGAGGCAGCAAAGGCGGCGTTATTGGAAAAGTGGCGGACGGAATACGATTCGCCCGATATGCCGGAATCGGCGGTGACCTGTGATGGGTGCACCAGTGAAGGCCGGCTGGGTGGGTATTGTGCATTTTGCGAGGTGAGGGCATGCGCTACTGCCAGGGGTGTGCGCAATTGCGCGCATTGCAGTGAGTATGAGACCTGTGAGACCTTGCAGGGATTCATTGTGAATATCCCATCAGCCCAGGCGAATTTGGCCGAGATCCGCGCCGCGATGTGA
- a CDS encoding ATP-binding cassette domain-containing protein, with the protein MQLHANHLHFAYLPEKTVLDDVSLQIGPSETLYILGRNGSGKTTLLSCLAGLLEPASGEVLLDGHNLQSFTPAERSRMVGLIPQMHTPAFGYTVNEMVMMGRAPYLGWLGSPNREDQAIVDEALAQLGLFELRDRPYTEISGGEQQLVLIARGLAQKCQLLLMDEPTAHLDLSNQHRILEIVSQLTDRGLSFIISSHSPNNALSYADRVLLLASGKVTAYGSPQETLNEPMLSAIYGIRTEVLANGDGKPLAVITQRPIALEPAALQDPQSPLGRIFARSQQEPQLILVTGLSGVGKTTWCTQLIGLARDAGLSVSGLLSPSIFKDGRKVGIEVVDLHSSDHRQLARLREEGSANMQTPRWAFNEEAMDWANQTLAQSGKSDLLVIDELGPLEFFQNKGLTAGMAKLDAGDYKVAAVVIRSALLPQALQRWPNAIIVNGSAKTLT; encoded by the coding sequence ATGCAGCTGCATGCCAACCACCTCCATTTCGCCTATCTGCCGGAAAAGACCGTGCTGGATGATGTCTCACTCCAAATCGGTCCCAGTGAGACCCTCTACATCCTTGGCCGCAACGGCAGCGGCAAAACTACCCTGCTCTCCTGCCTGGCTGGCTTGCTGGAACCTGCCTCAGGTGAGGTCCTGCTGGATGGACACAACCTGCAATCCTTCACCCCCGCCGAACGCTCACGCATGGTCGGCCTGATCCCCCAGATGCACACCCCCGCCTTTGGCTACACCGTTAACGAAATGGTCATGATGGGCCGCGCGCCCTATCTCGGCTGGCTGGGCTCCCCCAACCGTGAAGACCAGGCCATCGTGGATGAAGCGCTGGCGCAGTTGGGGCTCTTTGAACTGCGGGATCGGCCCTATACCGAGATCAGCGGCGGTGAACAGCAATTGGTGCTGATCGCCCGCGGCCTGGCGCAGAAATGCCAGCTGCTCCTCATGGATGAGCCCACTGCTCACCTCGACCTTTCCAATCAGCATCGCATCCTCGAAATCGTCAGTCAGCTGACCGACCGGGGATTGTCCTTCATCATCAGCTCCCACTCTCCCAATAACGCCCTATCCTATGCCGACCGGGTACTTTTGCTCGCTTCCGGCAAGGTCACCGCCTATGGCTCGCCGCAGGAAACCCTCAACGAGCCAATGCTCTCCGCTATTTATGGCATCCGCACCGAAGTGCTCGCCAATGGCGACGGCAAGCCGCTGGCCGTGATCACCCAGCGTCCGATCGCGCTGGAACCTGCCGCCCTGCAGGACCCCCAAAGCCCCCTGGGGCGGATCTTTGCCCGAAGCCAACAGGAGCCGCAGTTGATCCTCGTGACCGGGTTGAGCGGCGTCGGCAAGACCACCTGGTGCACCCAGTTGATCGGCCTGGCTCGTGATGCCGGGCTTTCTGTCAGTGGACTGCTCTCACCCAGCATCTTCAAGGATGGGCGCAAGGTGGGCATTGAAGTGGTGGACTTGCACTCCAGTGACCATCGTCAACTGGCCCGGCTGCGTGAAGAGGGTTCCGCCAATATGCAGACCCCACGCTGGGCTTTTAACGAAGAAGCAATGGACTGGGCCAATCAAACCCTGGCTCAATCCGGTAAAAGTGACCTGCTTGTAATTGACGAGTTGGGACCCCTGGAATTCTTCCAAAATAAAGGCCTGACCGCGGGGATGGCAAAGCTCGATGCGGGGGACTACAAGGTTGCCGCAGTTGTGATCCGCTCCGCCCTCCTGCCGCAAGCACTTCAACGCTGGCCCAATGCCATTATTGTGAACGGCAGCGCCAAGACCCTAACCTGA
- a CDS encoding PadR family transcriptional regulator: MSRLSPDEVILGLLLAAPSYGYELLDRFRDSDHLGRIWNMSTSQIYAVLKRLESEGAITGHPIPQPEAPPRMVYHLTSKGEGRLMAWLAETNPPVSIHRIRIVFLSRLYIATLLDLPTEEIIQRQISVCERQLVKIQANIGSSSSSVEIMTLQFVAGQLEAALDWLNHCKAFPLVIPPKKIPDGEKAT, encoded by the coding sequence ATGTCACGATTATCTCCCGACGAAGTAATCCTTGGCCTGCTACTGGCCGCTCCCTCCTATGGCTATGAACTCCTCGACCGCTTTCGAGACTCAGACCATCTGGGCCGAATCTGGAACATGAGCACCAGCCAAATCTATGCCGTGCTCAAGCGTTTAGAGAGTGAGGGCGCAATCACAGGCCATCCCATTCCCCAGCCGGAGGCACCGCCCCGCATGGTGTATCACCTCACGTCCAAAGGCGAGGGCCGCCTGATGGCCTGGCTGGCTGAAACAAATCCCCCTGTAAGCATTCATCGCATCCGGATCGTCTTCCTCTCCAGGCTCTATATTGCCACCCTGCTGGACCTGCCCACGGAAGAAATCATCCAGCGCCAAATCTCCGTTTGTGAACGTCAATTAGTGAAAATTCAGGCCAATATCGGCTCCTCCAGCTCTTCAGTTGAAATCATGACCTTACAATTCGTGGCCGGACAGTTGGAAGCAGCACTTGATTGGCTGAACCACTGCAAAGCGTTTCCCCTAGTCATTCCACCGAAGAAAATCCCAGATGGCGAAAAGGCCACCTGA
- a CDS encoding YafY family transcriptional regulator, translated as MANVATRLLSMLFLFQSRRQWTVSELSKELDVSDRTIHRYIGMLEEMGIPLYSERGPYGGFSLLRSYKLPPLIFTPEEATVLYMGARLIDDIWGKTFQDAVTGVTAKLDNVLPDDIRQEAGRAQRSLVVVTGTSRDYAPYHDLMTTLRDCMAKSQQVSLNYQSFSRVKTDRIVDPYALSLRWGNWYLVGYCHLRQELRTFRIDRISNLVPLDTTFELPRDFDAKAYLESSMQFENRYKVVLWASPIISSEMNERAGDWIRVENHPDGSSTVRFEADNLNWATGWVLSWGRTVRVLEPPELVERVKEDAQEILKIYQAQ; from the coding sequence ATGGCTAATGTCGCAACCCGATTGCTCTCAATGCTTTTCCTCTTTCAGTCCCGGCGCCAGTGGACGGTCTCGGAGCTATCCAAAGAACTGGATGTCTCGGACCGCACCATCCACCGCTATATCGGGATGCTGGAAGAAATGGGAATCCCGCTCTATTCCGAGCGCGGACCCTATGGCGGTTTCTCACTATTACGCAGCTACAAACTCCCCCCGCTGATCTTCACTCCTGAGGAAGCCACAGTGCTCTATATGGGTGCGCGGCTGATCGATGATATCTGGGGCAAGACCTTCCAGGATGCCGTCACAGGGGTGACCGCCAAGCTGGATAACGTCCTACCTGATGACATCCGGCAGGAAGCGGGCCGGGCCCAGCGCAGCCTGGTGGTGGTCACCGGCACCTCCCGCGACTACGCCCCCTATCACGACCTGATGACCACCCTGCGGGACTGCATGGCCAAGAGCCAGCAGGTCAGCCTGAACTACCAATCCTTCTCACGGGTGAAAACCGACCGGATCGTAGATCCCTACGCGCTCAGCCTGCGCTGGGGCAACTGGTACCTAGTGGGCTATTGTCACCTGCGCCAGGAGCTGCGCACTTTCCGGATTGACCGGATCAGCAACCTGGTTCCGCTTGATACGACCTTTGAGCTCCCCCGGGATTTTGACGCCAAAGCCTATCTCGAATCCAGTATGCAATTCGAAAACCGCTACAAGGTGGTACTGTGGGCCTCCCCGATCATTTCATCTGAGATGAACGAGCGCGCAGGTGACTGGATTCGCGTCGAAAATCACCCGGACGGGTCCTCCACCGTGCGTTTTGAAGCCGATAACCTCAATTGGGCCACCGGTTGGGTGCTGAGTTGGGGCCGGACGGTCAGGGTACTGGAGCCGCCGGAGCTGGTTGAGAGGGTGAAAGAAGATGCTCAGGAAATACTCAAGATTTATCAAGCACAGTGA
- a CDS encoding carboxymuconolactone decarboxylase family protein, which translates to MSADHFVTILSVGQWSETINMTELFTRNIYTFKSLREDLKFMLSHRKLVKKTMQDLDHAFVEKIMTVVTAVNGCRYCAWFHARQAVSSGISPEEVQRMMKLQFQADANEEELMALLYAQHYAETRCNPSPEMTEKLIDAYGAEKAEEIQIVIRMITFGNLSGNTFDAFLSRFKGVKAEDSSPFFEFVFFFFGAPFLLPLLPKLRSELN; encoded by the coding sequence ATGAGTGCTGACCACTTCGTCACCATTTTATCTGTGGGTCAATGGAGCGAGACAATCAACATGACGGAACTCTTCACTCGCAATATCTACACCTTCAAATCCTTACGTGAGGATCTGAAGTTCATGCTCTCGCATCGCAAACTCGTCAAAAAGACCATGCAGGACCTCGATCACGCCTTTGTGGAAAAGATCATGACCGTGGTCACAGCCGTGAATGGCTGTCGTTACTGCGCCTGGTTCCACGCCCGGCAGGCTGTCTCCAGTGGCATCTCCCCGGAAGAGGTCCAGCGGATGATGAAGCTCCAATTCCAGGCCGACGCCAATGAAGAGGAGCTGATGGCCCTGCTCTATGCCCAACACTACGCGGAAACCCGGTGCAATCCCTCCCCAGAGATGACTGAGAAATTGATTGACGCCTATGGGGCAGAAAAAGCAGAAGAAATCCAGATCGTGATCCGCATGATCACCTTTGGCAACCTCTCGGGGAACACCTTCGATGCCTTTCTCAGCCGTTTCAAAGGGGTCAAGGCCGAGGACAGCAGTCCCTTCTTTGAATTTGTGTTTTTCTTCTTCGGCGCGCCCTTCCTGCTCCCCCTTCTGCCAAAGTTACGCTCAGAATTAAATTAA
- a CDS encoding ABC transporter substrate-binding protein encodes MKKITTKFALLFLVVMLGTAACAPAITPPTEAATEAPVALTEEATESPFTIQADPKLTEAVTALYQAYTSNESPVFVEADADLLVTAASEGDVPGDIPATFLPDAVLIPQTDSIDAADFIDFAISIDGQQALIDAGLLSASITMTDQAGNTVEITQPVRRVLSAYGPATAMIYIVDGEDPLVAASYLGARDPAGAAAMEAIDPRFQNLIGDSYFSQSDFNVEEAARLDPDLIIASSRTAWLDTASELGIPYVLYDAETPERLIEAILMTGEVFGPHSTAQAQAWVTYYDWLTGEILAQTETIADEDRPKVLFTGTDPLRVASGDMFQTSLIEIAGGVSVSAELTGYWNDVNLEQIAAWNPDVIIVPPYGGATVEAITENPDWQILTAVQEGRVYQMPKLVIPWDTPSPDSVLGIIWLAQHLFPELETPDCAQQANFFYNTFYNYAITPEEIDSICAIN; translated from the coding sequence ATGAAGAAGATCACAACAAAATTTGCCCTCCTATTTCTGGTTGTCATGCTGGGCACTGCTGCCTGCGCACCAGCCATAACCCCACCCACCGAGGCCGCGACAGAAGCACCTGTTGCCTTAACGGAAGAGGCTACTGAAAGCCCATTCACCATTCAGGCTGATCCAAAACTGACGGAAGCGGTTACCGCTCTCTACCAGGCTTACACCTCTAACGAATCACCTGTTTTTGTTGAAGCAGATGCTGATTTGCTGGTGACAGCTGCTAGTGAAGGTGATGTCCCTGGCGATATCCCCGCCACTTTCCTGCCGGATGCAGTTCTCATTCCCCAAACCGATTCCATTGATGCCGCTGATTTTATTGACTTTGCCATCTCAATTGACGGTCAGCAAGCGCTGATTGATGCCGGTTTGCTCTCTGCTTCCATTACCATGACCGATCAGGCCGGAAACACCGTTGAGATCACTCAACCCGTCCGGCGGGTTCTCTCCGCTTATGGCCCCGCCACCGCCATGATCTATATTGTGGATGGGGAAGATCCCCTGGTTGCTGCATCCTATCTCGGCGCTCGCGATCCTGCGGGTGCAGCCGCTATGGAAGCCATCGACCCGCGTTTCCAGAATCTCATCGGTGACAGCTATTTCAGCCAAAGTGATTTCAATGTTGAAGAAGCTGCCCGCCTGGACCCTGACCTGATCATAGCCAGTTCTCGAACCGCCTGGCTGGATACCGCAAGCGAACTGGGTATTCCCTACGTGCTTTATGACGCTGAAACCCCCGAGCGTTTAATCGAAGCCATCCTGATGACCGGTGAGGTATTCGGCCCCCATTCCACCGCACAGGCGCAAGCCTGGGTGACCTATTACGATTGGCTCACTGGTGAAATCCTGGCGCAGACCGAAACAATCGCTGATGAAGATCGTCCAAAAGTCCTCTTCACCGGGACAGACCCCTTACGTGTGGCCAGCGGCGATATGTTCCAGACCAGTCTGATTGAAATCGCCGGCGGCGTATCCGTCAGCGCAGAGCTGACAGGCTACTGGAACGATGTCAACCTTGAACAGATCGCAGCCTGGAACCCGGACGTGATCATTGTCCCCCCTTATGGCGGTGCCACCGTTGAAGCTATCACCGAGAATCCCGATTGGCAGATCCTGACCGCCGTCCAGGAAGGCCGCGTTTACCAAATGCCCAAGTTGGTGATCCCCTGGGATACCCCCTCCCCCGATTCGGTCTTAGGGATCATCTGGCTTGCCCAGCACCTCTTCCCTGAATTGGAGACACCGGATTGCGCCCAACAAGCTAATTTCTTCTATAATACATTCTATAATTACGCGATTACACCAGAAGAAATCGACTCGATCTGTGCCATCAACTGA
- a CDS encoding iron ABC transporter permease, with the protein MPSTEAPTRPNKTISGLALAALPVILFILALMLGRYPISPLDVGRSLLSPIFPKLGADIPEVARRLVLRVRLPRALAALLIGASYGSTGTAFQAIFKNPMVDSNILGVTSGAGFGAALALLLMRSNWEIQLFAFAFGLLAVGLAFFGSRLYKSSPLLVLTLMGILVGSLFGSLTALLKYMADPLDNLPAITFWLLGSLSSITWADLPILAVISVLGLAFLWLIRWRLNVLSLGDAEARALGINPTRAKLWLIITSTLMTAAAVSVSGVIGWVGLVIPHAGRLLVGPDHKRLVPASILLGASFLLLIDNIARTLLPGEIPLGVLTGLVGAPVLAFLLRRSRTGW; encoded by the coding sequence GTGCCATCAACTGAAGCACCAACCCGACCAAATAAGACGATCTCGGGCCTGGCACTGGCTGCTCTGCCGGTGATCCTTTTCATCCTGGCCCTGATGCTGGGACGATACCCGATTAGCCCATTGGATGTGGGCCGTTCCCTGCTTTCACCAATTTTCCCCAAACTCGGGGCAGATATCCCCGAAGTCGCCCGCCGACTGGTCCTGCGGGTACGTCTACCACGTGCCCTGGCGGCCCTGCTGATCGGTGCGTCCTATGGCAGCACAGGGACCGCCTTCCAGGCGATCTTCAAAAACCCGATGGTAGATTCCAACATCCTTGGCGTCACTTCCGGGGCCGGCTTTGGAGCTGCCCTGGCGCTCCTGCTGATGCGGAGCAACTGGGAGATCCAGCTTTTCGCCTTCGCCTTTGGTCTGCTGGCCGTGGGGCTGGCGTTCTTTGGCAGCAGGCTCTATAAGTCCTCCCCGCTGTTGGTGCTAACCCTGATGGGAATCCTGGTTGGATCGCTCTTTGGCTCCCTGACCGCCTTACTAAAATACATGGCCGATCCATTGGATAATCTCCCGGCAATCACTTTCTGGCTGTTGGGAAGCCTTTCATCCATCACCTGGGCAGATTTGCCCATCCTGGCCGTCATCTCAGTCCTGGGGTTGGCTTTCCTCTGGCTGATCCGTTGGCGGCTCAATGTGCTCTCTCTGGGTGATGCAGAAGCGCGTGCCCTAGGCATCAACCCCACCCGTGCCAAACTCTGGCTGATTATCACATCAACCCTGATGACTGCTGCGGCTGTTTCGGTCAGCGGCGTAATCGGCTGGGTGGGTCTGGTCATCCCCCATGCCGGGCGATTACTGGTTGGGCCGGATCATAAACGGCTTGTGCCCGCCTCCATCCTGCTGGGGGCGTCCTTCCTCCTTTTAATTGACAACATCGCCCGCACCCTGCTGCCCGGTGAAATACCGCTGGGCGTGCTGACTGGTCTGGTCGGCGCACCGGTGCTGGCTTTCTTATTACGCCGCAGTCGGACGGGATGGTGA